CTTCGACGTGATGGTGCTCGTCGAGGACGCGACCTTCCCGGGCTGCATCGTCGAGGCCCGTCCCGTCGCACTGATGCGGATGGACGACGACGGCGAGCAGGACGACAAGGTCATCGCCGTCCCCACCGAGGACCCCCGCTTCGACCACATCGAAGACCTCGAAGACATTCCCCAACAGCAACTTGACGAGATCGACGAGTTCTTCGAGACCTACAAGAACCTCGAAAAGGGCAAAGAAGTCGAGACGCAGGGGTGGGAGGACCGACAGGCCGCCTACGACGCCATCGAACACGCACAGGACCTCTACGCCGAACAGTTCGGCTGAATCGGTCGGTCGCATCTTTCCGAACGCCGTGTTCGCTCACGAGGGACTCGTAGCCTCGACTCTCGTTCGTCGCCAGTTTCCGATCATAGACCCAGATATATCTCACAGTTATCCGGCGCGCGCTCCGAATGTGTTGGAATTATGGGTAGTCTTTTGCGTCCATGGGCGGTAATGAGGGTGTGATGGCAGCGGAACGAACCACGGTCGCCCTGGATCATCCCACGGTGGTCCCCGACAGCGCCGACGACGAGCGCGAACACCACGTCGTGCGCTGTCCGGCCTGCGGACGGCCGCTCGCCGACCACGAGTAGGACGAGCGAAACGAACCTTCTTTGTGCGCGCCCGAACTGGCCCACTCATGGGACTGTTCGACCGCCTCACCGGCGACGACGCGCCTCGTGTTGCCTTCTTCGGCATCGACGGGGTTCCGTATAGCCTCATCGAGGACAATCCGGATGTATTCGAAAACCTCACCGCGATCGCCGAGGAGGGGAGCGCGGGACCGATCGACTCGATCGTGCCCCCGGAGTCAAGCGCGTGCTGGCCCTCGCTGACGACCGGCGTGAATCCCGGCGAAACCGGTGTGTACGGCTTTCAGGACCGCGAGATCGGCTCCTACGAGACCTACGTTCCGATGGGCCGCGACGTGCAAGCGACCCGCGTCTGGGACCGCGTCGAGAACGAAGGCCGCGACGCCACCGTGATGAACGTCCCCGTAACCTTTCCGCCCCAGCGCGACGTCCAGCGGATGGTGTCTGGCTTCCTCTCGCCGGGCGTCGACGAGGCCGCCTACCCCGACGAGATGCGCAACACGCTCAACGACACTGGGTATCGCATCGACAACAACGCGAAACTCGGCCACGACGACGACAAGACCGAGTTCATCGAGGACGCCCACGCGACCCTCGACGGCCGCTTCGAGGGCTTCTCACAGTACATCGAGCAGGACGACTGGGACCTCTTCTTCGGCGTGTTCATGACCACCGATCGGGTGAACCACTTCCTGTTCAAACACTACGAGGAGGACGGCGAATACAAGGACGAATTCCTCGACTTCTACAGCACGGTCGACGACTACCTCGGTCAACTGCGTGAGATGCTTCCCGAGGACGTCACGATGGTCGTCGCCTCCGACCACGGCTTCACGAGCCTCGACTACGAAGTTCACTTCAACACGTGGCTCGAACAGGAGGGCTGGCTCTCGTACGGCGATGACGACCACGACAGCCTCGCGGACATCTCGGACGACACCGAGGCCTACGCCTTCATCCCCGGGCGCTTTTATATCAACCTCGAAGGGCGCGAGCCACGTGGCGCGGTCCCCGAGGAGGACTACGAGGACAAGCGCACCGAGTTGAAGAAGGCACTCGAAACGCTCGAAGGCCCGGATGGGAAGAAAGTCTGCGAGCGCGTCGTCGAGAAAGAGGACGCTTTCAGAGGTGCGCACGACGACATCGCCCCCGACCTCGTGGCGATCCCGAACCACGGTTTCGACCTGAAGGCGGGCTTTGGGGGTCACGACGAGGTCTTCGATACCGGTCCCCGCAACGGCATGCACAGCTTCGACAACGCGACGCTGCTCGTCGACGACACGAACGCCACGATCGGAAACGACACTGACCTCTTCGACATCGCGCCGACGCTGCTCGACCTCATGGAGATCGACCACGACCGCGGCGAGTTCGACGGCGCGAGCCTCGCCTGAAAAGTCCTATCAGTCGAGTTCGAAGGCGATCTCGACTTCGGCCTGATATTCGCGGCCATCCACCTCGGCGAGTTCGACGCCGAAGCTCTCGGCGGTGGCCCATTTGACGTTGTTGAGCGTGTCCTCGGCGCGGTCGACGGCGTTGTCGACGGCCGCCTCGAAGCTCTCGTCGCTCGTACCGATCATCGTGATTTTCTTGTAAACCATCGCAGGACGCGCTTCGACCGGCGAGGACATAAAACTGCGCTTGCCCCCTACGGATGGCTCACCCGGTCTCGCGCTCGCGAGTGTCGAGGCGCGCGGCGAGGGCATCGACGACGCCGCTCAGGCGTGCACCACCCCAGACGGCGACGACCGCCGCGCCGACCGTATCGAATATCAGATCCAGCATCGTGTCTTCGAGCCCGTACTGGGTGAGGACGGGTTCGGCGAGCACGAGCATCGAGAGGGCGCTGGTGGTGAACTCGATGACCTCCCAGAGCACGCCGAAGGCGAGCACGAACAGGAAGATGAACACGACCATGAACTCCGACGGAAAGGTGACGTCCGTGCTGTGGACGTCGAGCGCGCGGGCCGCAGCGTAGCCGACGGCCGCGACGACCGACGCCGACAGGCCGTGTGTGAGGTGGTCGTACCACCAGAGCGATTGATAGGGTGATAATGGTGTCCACGGCAGGCCGACGCCGCCGAAGGCGTGGAGGAACACTGCACTGGTTATCCACAGCGTCAGGCCGGCGTCCATCGGAATCCCGTAATCGCGTTCGAGGACACTGGGCAGTCGCGTCACCGCGAGCGCGAGCAGCGTGTTGACGATGACCGTCGTGTTGCCCTCGAACAGTCCGACGAGGAACATTCCGACGAGACCGACCTCCATCGCCCACGTGAGCTGGCGCTGGCGGCGTTCGGAGAGACCGAGCCGGTCGCGGATCCTCATCGGATCGCCTCCGGCAGGCGTTCGGGGGGGAGCCGTCGGCGGACGTAGCCCTCGAAGAACAGTCCGGCACCGACGCCGGCGACCGTCGAGGCGACGAACTCCCACATCAGTTGGTCCTCGGAGGCCAGAAAGCCGGTGCCGAGATAGAGGTCGGCGACCCAGCGCGTGACCGCCCACGCGCCCGCGGTCGCCATCGTCGTGATGACGACGAAGACCACGGCGAAGCGATAGCTCATCTCCACGCTCGTAAAGAGGTGGAGTTCGACCGCGACGACGAGCGCGAGCGCTGCCACCGCGAGATACGTGGCGACCTCGGCGACGGGCGGCGCGAACGCGCGGGCGAGCGTCGGGAGGGCGGCGAGGGCGAGCACCTCCCACGGCACCATCGCCCGTGGCGACCGGACGGCGATGGGCGGCACTACCGAGAGGGCGACGACGCCGGCGGTGAAGACGGCCCAAAGCAGATTGCCGCGGAGCAGTGACACCACCGCGACGACGGCGACGAACGCGACGAACGTCCATGCGAGCAGGGCGTTCGCCCGTTCGCTTTCAACGAGTCGGTCGAGGTCCGCGCGTGACATAGCTCCCCTTTCTTGCCGGGGAACTTCATCCCTCCCTTCAGAAAACGAGATAGACGACGGCGTAGGCGACCGACGCCAGCGAGACGGCCGCCAACCCGGTGAGTCCGGCCGTCAGCAGGCGCTCCCCGTCGAGCGCGCGGCGGGGCCGATGGGCGTGACGGACGAACGGGGCCGGCCCGACCGCGCCGACCGCGAGCACACTGAAGACGAACTCGTAGGACGAATCGACCGTCGGCGCGGGCAGTGCGAGCGCGGCCGCCGCGTAGGCGACCCCGAGCGCCGCGCGCCCGTGAACGTGGCTGGCGAGGCTGCGGTCGGTGAGTTCGCAGTAGACGAGCGCCGCGAGCCAGATAGTGCCGAGTTCGAGCCAGAACGTGCCCAAGAGATGCAACGTCGGGTCAGTAAGGAAGACGAGGCGCTCGCTCACGAGCTGTGCATCGAACGGGTAGAGGAACTGGGGCGGTTCGCCCGTGAACAGGTCGCCGAAGGGATGGCTGAGCAGGCCGAAGAGCGCGGTGAGGAACACTGCCTTGGGGCCGAGGTCGCCGTAGCGCGCGGCGAGTTCGGCGATGGCGAGGCTCGTGAGCGCGAACGCGCCCATCACGAGCGCGCCGAGCGGCCCGCTCACGACGCCGGCGACGCCGACGAGACCGCCGAGGACGAGCAGCGAGCCAGCACGTTCGCCGTTCGAGTTCTCGCTTCGCGCGTGACTCCAGAGCCACAGGGCGAGTGCCGCGACGGTGCCGACGACCAGCGAATGCGTTACTGCCCTGTGGACGAGGTTGCCGGCCGACCAGAAGCTCTCGGCCGCGTCGGCGACGCCGCCCGCCTCGGCCAACCCCACGGGGGCGTAGAGGATGTCGACGTCGGGAGCGGCGGCGAACGCGCCCGCGGACGCGCCGAGGGCCAGCGAGCGCCCGCGCGGCTGTCCCAGGAGGCGCGCGCCACCCGCGACGACCGCGAACGCGCCCAGTGCGTGGCCGACGAACATGGGCGTGACGACGTGCCCATCGGACATAAACTGCTCGTGGCGTGCGCTCGCACACCGGGTCCCGTCACGAAACGAACGTCATTTCAACACAGACCGAGTCGCCCCCGGTATGCAGCGCCCCGAGGTAGGAGAACTCACGCCACCCGACCGAACGCTGATGGGTCCCGGGCCGAGCGACGTGCACCCGCGCGTTCGCCGTGCGATGACCACACCGCTGGTGGGCCATCTCGACCCCGCGTTCGTCGACCTGATGGACGAGGTGCAAGAACTCCTGCGGTACGCCTTCCGGACGGACAACGAGTGGACGATTCCCATCAGCGGGACCGGTTCGGCCGCGATGGAGGCCGCCATCGGAAATCTCGTCGAGCCGGACGATACAGTCTTAGTCCCCGGCAACGGCTACTTCGGCGGGCGGATGGCGTCGATGGTCGAGCGAGCGGGCGGCGAGACCGTGACGGTCGACGCCCCGTGGGGCGAACCGCTCGACGTCGACGACGTGCGTGCGGCCTTCGATTCTCACGACCCCGACCTGCTGGCGTTCGTCCACGGCGAGACGAGTACGGGCGTGCTCCAGCCCGACGTCTCGGAACTTACCGACCTCGCTCACGACAACGACGCACTCACCATCGTCGACGCGGTGACGACCTTCGGCGGCGTCGAACTCCGAGTGGACGACTGGGACGTCGACGTGGCGTACTCGGCCGCCCAGAAGTGTCTCTCCGCGCCGCCGGGTGCGAGCCCGCTCACACTCAACGAGCGGGCGATGGCGAAGATCGAGGAGCGCGACGCGACGGTTCGGTCGTGGTATCTCGACCTCTCGAAACTGGCCGACTACTGGGGCGAGGAGCGTGCCTACCACCACACCGCGCCCATCACGAACGTCTACGCGCTGCGGGAGGCGCTCCGACTCGCCGCCGAGGAGGGCATCGAGGCGCGCTGGGAGCGCCACGAACACGTCGCGGGCGCGCTCAGAGCGGGCGTCGAGGCGATGGGTCTCGATCTCGCGAGCACGAGCTGGCTGCCGAGTCTGAACACCGTTCGTCTACCCGCGGGCGTCGACGATGGAGCGGTCATCGAGGGATTGCTCGACGGCTACGACATCGAGGTCGCGGGCGGGCTGGGCGACCTCTCGGGCGAAGTGCTCCGGGTCGGCTGTATGGGTCATTCGGCACGCCCGGCGAACGTCCTCGCACTACTCGCGGCGCTCGGCAACGTGCTCGAAGGGGAGGAAATCGACGCCGACGCGGGTCTCGCGGCGGCACGGGAGCGGCTCTAGGCGAGCAGCGACGGCCCGACCGAGGGATGGAGCACCTCGTACTCCTCGGAGCCGTCGACGCCGATGACCGCCCAGTCGTAGTCGGGTTTGGCATCGAGCAGGCGCTCGCGGAGGTCCTCGGCCGCATCCATCCACGCGACGAAACAGCGAAGCTCGCCCGAATCGGGGAGTTCGGTCGCCTCGTCGGCGGCCGTGACGCGGACGACGCGCCACTTGCGCTCGGCTCTGAGTTCACAGCCGCTGCCCGATACCGTGTAGCCGAGCTCGGCGAATATCGACCGTGCTTCCTCGGACGGGGTCGTGCTAACAGTCCCCATGTACCGACTGTTACTCGGTCGTTCACAATAAACGTTCGTGCCGGTTACGAAACCGAGTGCCTCTCATGCGCGGCCGTATTCGTGGCGCTATTCGTGGGCGGCATCCCACTCGTCGGCCTTCTTGATGTTCGCACAGTCGTTGCACTTGATGCGTCCCATCGCGTCCATCGCGTTGTCGAAGGTCCGACAGTTGCCACAGAAGTAGCCCCAGCGCCGCTCGGCGCGCTCGTCGGCATAGACGACGAAAAACGGGCCTTTCGAGCCGCGCTCTGCCTCTTCGTGGTCGACGTAGAGGGTTCGCCCGTCGGCCGTCCTCGCATCCATATCGTGGCTGGGTACTCCAGGGGCAAGTGGCTGCTGGGTGCGGCGGGAAATGGAAACGTTCAGGCATCCTCGACGTTTGCCTTCGAGGAATGACGCTGGTCGTCGTGCCCGTCCGGTATCCACTGAGCGAGCACTCACGACGAACCCTCGAAACCGCGATCGACGTCGCCGACGAACACGACGCCGCGCTCAGCGTGCTGCACGTCGATCTCTATCAGTCGGGCCAGCGCGTCACGCAGTCGGCGCTGAAAAACGCCGTCGAGGACGCCTTCGGCCCGCTGTCGAACACGCGCTACGCCGTCCGCCCCGGGTTCCTCGTCGAGGAGACCATCCTCGACGAGATCGCGCTCGAAGACGCGGACATCGTCGTCATCGGCCGCAAGCAGGCCAGTCGCTGGCGGCGGATGGTCCACCGGATCATCGACGAGCCGGACGTGGCGGACTTCCTGCGCGAACAGCTCGACTGTCGGGTCGTCACCGCCTCGCCGACCGAGTGAGTCAGCGCGGGCGCTCGGGGGCGTCGGCGTCGCTCGGCTCGTCGAAGACCACGTGTCGATGGGGGTACGGAAACCCGATGTCGGCGTCCGCGAACGCCTCCCAGATACGTTCTTGGACGCGCGAGCGCACCGCGAGGAGTTTGTAGGGTTCCTTCACCCAGTAGCGAAGCCGCAACGATACGCCGTCGTCGGCGTATTCGTCGATGTAACAGGTCGGGGCGGCCGGATAGCGCGCGCTGCCGATACGGATCGAGGGCCCGCCGCGGATGACGACGTCCTCCTCGCGGGCGGCCCGCTCGATGAGGCCCCGTGCCTCGTCGAGGTCGCACTCGTAGGGCACCAACACGTCGAGAGTGAGCCGCGTCCGGAGGTCCTCGGCCGAGTAGTTGATGACGTCGCGCTCTCGGATCGTGCCGTTGGGGATCACGAGAAAGGTGTTGTCGAGCGTGAATATCTTGGTGTACTGGAAGGTGATGTCCTCGACGAAACCCCGTGTCCCGTCGCCGGCGTCGACGACCTCTATCATATCGCCGATCTCGTAGGATTGGTCCGAGAGGACGAACAGGCCACTGATGATGCTGCCGAGGATGGGCGAGATCACGACGGCGGCCGCGGCCGTGAGCACCGTCACCGACAGGAGGATGTCGTCGAGACCGACGCCGACGAGCGCCGCCGCCGTGAGTACCGCGAGGAACATGACTGCGACGCGCATCGAGCGCAGCACCGCCCGGCTGACGCTCGGCCGGCGGAAGCGGCGGGCGACGCGGCGACCGACCAGCCTGACGAGCAGTTTGCCGCCGTACCACGCGAGCGCGAGCACCAGTATGGCCAGTACCGTTCGCACCCACCACTCCGGCACCCACTCGGGAAGGAGGCGGCTGGCGGTCTGGACGGCTTCTTTCGACCCCTCCTGGATACTGCTGTTCGTCCCGTTCGTGTCGTTCGTTCCGTTTCCGTCCGGCGTGGCGAGCTGGCCGAGCCGCGCAGCGCTCGCCGACACGCCGGAGGAGTCCATACGCCCGGCTCAGTGCCGTCGGGAAAAAGGGTTGCGGAGCACACGTTCCGGGGCGACCCGTGACAGAGCACGGCGGACGGCGTCCACGAGCGGGGTTTTCTAGTGACATACGTGGCTTTCGCACACGAGAAAATGATTTTCCCTCATCGAAAATCGTTACGGGTGAATGGAAACCATTATGGGGTTCACGACGCAAGAGACGAGCGATAGGACGATGGCACGTTTAGAACTGAACGACCTCCATGCAGAGGTCGCTGAGGGCGGCGAGAAGATCCTCGATGGCGTGAGCCTCGAAGTCG
This region of Halococcus sediminicola genomic DNA includes:
- a CDS encoding inorganic diphosphatase — protein: MTNLWEDLETGPNPPETIHAVVECLKGERNKYEYDKDVPGVVLDRVLHSNVHYPHDYGFIPQSYYDDEDPFDVMVLVEDATFPGCIVEARPVALMRMDDDGEQDDKVIAVPTEDPRFDHIEDLEDIPQQQLDEIDEFFETYKNLEKGKEVETQGWEDRQAAYDAIEHAQDLYAEQFG
- a CDS encoding alkaline phosphatase family protein, producing the protein MGLFDRLTGDDAPRVAFFGIDGVPYSLIEDNPDVFENLTAIAEEGSAGPIDSIVPPESSACWPSLTTGVNPGETGVYGFQDREIGSYETYVPMGRDVQATRVWDRVENEGRDATVMNVPVTFPPQRDVQRMVSGFLSPGVDEAAYPDEMRNTLNDTGYRIDNNAKLGHDDDKTEFIEDAHATLDGRFEGFSQYIEQDDWDLFFGVFMTTDRVNHFLFKHYEEDGEYKDEFLDFYSTVDDYLGQLREMLPEDVTMVVASDHGFTSLDYEVHFNTWLEQEGWLSYGDDDHDSLADISDDTEAYAFIPGRFYINLEGREPRGAVPEEDYEDKRTELKKALETLEGPDGKKVCERVVEKEDAFRGAHDDIAPDLVAIPNHGFDLKAGFGGHDEVFDTGPRNGMHSFDNATLLVDDTNATIGNDTDLFDIAPTLLDLMEIDHDRGEFDGASLA
- a CDS encoding dodecin; translated protein: MVYKKITMIGTSDESFEAAVDNAVDRAEDTLNNVKWATAESFGVELAEVDGREYQAEVEIAFELD
- a CDS encoding metal-dependent hydrolase, coding for MFVGHALGAFAVVAGGARLLGQPRGRSLALGASAGAFAAAPDVDILYAPVGLAEAGGVADAAESFWSAGNLVHRAVTHSLVVGTVAALALWLWSHARSENSNGERAGSLLVLGGLVGVAGVVSGPLGALVMGAFALTSLAIAELAARYGDLGPKAVFLTALFGLLSHPFGDLFTGEPPQFLYPFDAQLVSERLVFLTDPTLHLLGTFWLELGTIWLAALVYCELTDRSLASHVHGRAALGVAYAAAALALPAPTVDSSYEFVFSVLAVGAVGPAPFVRHAHRPRRALDGERLLTAGLTGLAAVSLASVAYAVVYLVF
- a CDS encoding pyridoxal-phosphate-dependent aminotransferase family protein, which translates into the protein MQRPEVGELTPPDRTLMGPGPSDVHPRVRRAMTTPLVGHLDPAFVDLMDEVQELLRYAFRTDNEWTIPISGTGSAAMEAAIGNLVEPDDTVLVPGNGYFGGRMASMVERAGGETVTVDAPWGEPLDVDDVRAAFDSHDPDLLAFVHGETSTGVLQPDVSELTDLAHDNDALTIVDAVTTFGGVELRVDDWDVDVAYSAAQKCLSAPPGASPLTLNERAMAKIEERDATVRSWYLDLSKLADYWGEERAYHHTAPITNVYALREALRLAAEEGIEARWERHEHVAGALRAGVEAMGLDLASTSWLPSLNTVRLPAGVDDGAVIEGLLDGYDIEVAGGLGDLSGEVLRVGCMGHSARPANVLALLAALGNVLEGEEIDADAGLAAARERL
- a CDS encoding DUF7116 family protein translates to MGTVSTTPSEEARSIFAELGYTVSGSGCELRAERKWRVVRVTAADEATELPDSGELRCFVAWMDAAEDLRERLLDAKPDYDWAVIGVDGSEEYEVLHPSVGPSLLA
- a CDS encoding DUF5816 domain-containing protein encodes the protein MDARTADGRTLYVDHEEAERGSKGPFFVVYADERAERRWGYFCGNCRTFDNAMDAMGRIKCNDCANIKKADEWDAAHE
- a CDS encoding universal stress protein gives rise to the protein MTLVVVPVRYPLSEHSRRTLETAIDVADEHDAALSVLHVDLYQSGQRVTQSALKNAVEDAFGPLSNTRYAVRPGFLVEETILDEIALEDADIVVIGRKQASRWRRMVHRIIDEPDVADFLREQLDCRVVTASPTE
- a CDS encoding mechanosensitive ion channel family protein, producing MDSSGVSASAARLGQLATPDGNGTNDTNGTNSSIQEGSKEAVQTASRLLPEWVPEWWVRTVLAILVLALAWYGGKLLVRLVGRRVARRFRRPSVSRAVLRSMRVAVMFLAVLTAAALVGVGLDDILLSVTVLTAAAAVVISPILGSIISGLFVLSDQSYEIGDMIEVVDAGDGTRGFVEDITFQYTKIFTLDNTFLVIPNGTIRERDVINYSAEDLRTRLTLDVLVPYECDLDEARGLIERAAREEDVVIRGGPSIRIGSARYPAAPTCYIDEYADDGVSLRLRYWVKEPYKLLAVRSRVQERIWEAFADADIGFPYPHRHVVFDEPSDADAPERPR